The DNA sequence TCAGTTACCGAACGATGAGAACTTAAATCGTCAGAAACAATATACGACATGCCTTTACGTAAAATTGATTTAGTTCCATTTTGAAGTTCATTTATCACTTCACCTTCAAGGCAATATACTATGTGCCCTTTTTTACACCAATGATCAGCTTTGTAATTTTTTGAATATTCTACATATCTGACTCGCAAACCATTGAATTGCATAGTTTGCCAATATGCAATACCCGTTTCTCCCTTATGCTCAGTTCTAGGAATATTTTTCCAGTCTACTGTTTGAAAAGGAATGCCTGAATTTTCCATTATTACTCCAGTATAAATAATGCCTAACGAGGCTGTAGAATCACTCTTTCAGCTAAATCCCATTAAAAAACGAGCTCCTATAACACGGCCTAAAC is a window from the Psychromonas ingrahamii 37 genome containing:
- a CDS encoding DHCW motif cupin fold protein, which translates into the protein MENSGIPFQTVDWKNIPRTEHKGETGIAYWQTMQFNGLRVRYVEYSKNYKADHWCKKGHIVYCLEGEVINELQNGTKSILRKGMSYIVSDDLSSHRSVTENGVHLLIIDGDFLK